In Spirosoma aureum, a single genomic region encodes these proteins:
- a CDS encoding SDR family oxidoreductase — translation MEQMEIETKPQHQNAQPGLEYEMDPQPIYIRDNYQGAEKLKDKIAVITGGDSGIGRAVAIHFAREGADLAILYHPREDVDALKTKSLVEAEGRRCLLIPGDLKQIAYIREAVGKIISTYNRVNILVNNAANHVEQKEFSGISDQQMRETFELNILAMFRLTKNILPHMGAYDCIINTTSVVSYRGSETLIDYASTKGAVTAFTRSLSQNLVERNIRVNAVAPGPIWTPLIVATKTLEEVEKFGKDTPMERPGQPAELAPAYVFLASEDASYFTGQVIHVNGGEVINS, via the coding sequence ATGGAACAAATGGAAATAGAAACCAAGCCTCAGCATCAGAACGCACAGCCGGGCCTGGAATATGAAATGGACCCGCAACCGATTTACATTCGGGACAATTATCAGGGAGCCGAAAAACTGAAAGATAAAATTGCTGTCATCACTGGCGGTGATTCAGGTATTGGCCGGGCAGTAGCTATTCATTTTGCCCGCGAAGGCGCTGATCTGGCGATTCTTTATCATCCGCGCGAAGATGTTGATGCCCTGAAGACAAAGTCACTTGTCGAGGCCGAGGGGCGTCGATGTCTGCTAATTCCGGGGGATTTAAAGCAAATTGCCTATATCCGGGAAGCCGTCGGTAAAATCATCAGCACCTATAATCGGGTGAATATTCTGGTCAATAATGCCGCTAATCATGTTGAGCAGAAGGAATTTAGTGGCATTTCGGATCAGCAGATGCGCGAAACGTTTGAGCTCAATATTCTGGCCATGTTCCGACTGACGAAAAATATACTGCCACACATGGGTGCATACGACTGCATTATCAACACTACATCGGTGGTATCGTACCGGGGTAGCGAAACACTGATTGATTATGCTTCAACCAAAGGGGCCGTAACAGCGTTTACCCGGTCTTTGTCGCAGAATCTGGTGGAGCGCAATATCCGTGTCAATGCTGTAGCACCCGGCCCTATCTGGACCCCGTTGATTGTTGCAACCAAAACATTGGAAGAGGTTGAGAAATTCGGGAAAGACACGCCTATGGAACGTCCTGGCCAACCTGCCGAACTGGCTCCAGCCTACGTATTTCTGGCATCAGAGGATGCGTCTTATTTTACCGGTCAGGTGATTCACGTCAATGGTGGCGAGGTAATCAACTCCTGA
- a CDS encoding SDR family oxidoreductase translates to MEAKIPPQHQDLQPGIEAELDPQPKVIRHLYKGANKLKDKVALITGGDSGIGRAVAVHFAREGADVAISYTPREEEDAQKTKELVEAEGRKCLLLPGDIRHEVYCKQIVEDTVRQLGKLNILVNNAGLQLQHQTLEEERDEDLLATYETNIYSFFRVTKAAEPHLHKGDCIINTTSVTAYQGRADLLEYSSTKGAIMTFTRALSSNLIAKGIRVNGVAPGPIWTPLNPSSVSAKEVAQFGKDVPMKRPGQPSEVAPAYVFLASEDASYMTGQVLHPNGGTIVNA, encoded by the coding sequence ATGGAAGCAAAAATTCCCCCTCAGCATCAGGATCTTCAACCAGGGATTGAAGCGGAACTGGATCCCCAGCCGAAGGTAATTCGGCATCTGTATAAAGGTGCGAACAAACTGAAAGACAAGGTCGCTCTCATTACGGGCGGTGACTCTGGCATTGGTCGGGCGGTGGCCGTTCATTTTGCCCGAGAGGGTGCCGATGTAGCCATCTCCTATACACCCCGAGAGGAAGAAGACGCGCAGAAAACCAAAGAACTGGTTGAGGCAGAAGGTCGTAAATGCCTGCTACTACCGGGCGATATTCGTCACGAAGTTTATTGTAAGCAGATTGTTGAGGATACGGTCCGGCAACTGGGTAAGCTGAACATTCTGGTCAATAATGCTGGCTTGCAGTTACAGCACCAAACGCTCGAAGAAGAGCGTGATGAAGACCTGCTGGCAACCTATGAAACCAATATATATTCGTTTTTTAGGGTCACAAAAGCGGCCGAACCACACTTGCATAAAGGCGACTGCATTATCAACACCACGTCGGTTACTGCCTACCAGGGGAGGGCCGATCTGTTAGAGTACTCATCCACGAAAGGGGCTATTATGACCTTTACACGAGCCTTGTCCAGCAATCTGATCGCCAAAGGTATTCGTGTCAATGGTGTGGCTCCCGGTCCAATCTGGACTCCGCTCAACCCGTCGTCGGTCAGCGCTAAAGAAGTGGCGCAGTTTGGCAAGGATGTACCCATGAAGCGCCCCGGCCAACCTAGCGAAGTGGCACCAGCTTATGTTTTTCTGGCATCCGAAGATGCATCCTACATGACGGGGCAGGTTCTTCACCCCAATGGTGGTACGATTGTCAATGCATAA
- a CDS encoding 3-oxoacyl-ACP synthase: MNQDFTSKQLRQDLMALCRSHVQQRIEIARQAMEAAQESANSESKSSAGDKYETGRAMAQIERDRYAHQLDIALALEQELERINSEKDYTIVQPGSLVITNRGTFFISISAGKLSVDGNEVFAVSPASPIGMALAGRRAGDQVLFNKMTYEVLKVG; this comes from the coding sequence GTGAATCAGGATTTTACGTCAAAGCAGCTTAGGCAGGATTTAATGGCTCTGTGCAGGAGCCATGTTCAGCAACGCATTGAAATAGCCCGGCAGGCAATGGAGGCCGCTCAGGAGTCGGCCAATTCGGAATCCAAGAGCAGTGCTGGTGATAAATACGAAACCGGCCGTGCTATGGCGCAGATCGAACGGGATCGATATGCGCATCAGCTCGATATTGCGCTGGCCCTGGAACAGGAGTTGGAGCGGATTAATAGCGAGAAAGACTATACGATTGTTCAGCCCGGCAGTCTGGTCATTACGAATCGCGGAACGTTCTTTATCAGCATTAGCGCCGGTAAGCTCAGTGTCGACGGAAATGAGGTATTCGCTGTTTCGCCCGCGTCGCCAATTGGCATGGCATTGGCCGGTCGGCGCGCGGGCGATCAGGTTTTGTTTAATAAAATGACGTATGAGGTACTAAAAGTGGGTTAG
- a CDS encoding amidohydrolase → MKHPLLLILASIVLLSGCSSRQKVDLIVINAHVYTADSSFSEADAFVIKDGKFLAVGSIKTLTDQYYADSTVNLHDQPVYPGFYDPHSHFLGLGQVLDQADLVGAESYDEVIDRLKTFYQKHPNVLWLSGRGWDQNDWPDKTFPTKEKLDVAFPNVPVVLMRVDGHALLVNSKTLRLAKITAGSKLPGGEIIIKNGQPTGVLVDNAMQLVKRVIPQPDNTDKARMLQAAEKVCVSLGLTTISDAGISPAEINLIDSLHKAGKLKIRDYAMISLGEPNLNYFLKRGPFQTDRLTVRSFKLYADGALGSRGACLLRPYSDRPETGGFLLLSPGELERVTTILSGTGFQANTHCIGDSANHLMLDLYGKLLKGHNDRRWRIEHAQVVSPDDVHKFGQYSIIPSVQPTHATSDMYWAGERLGPIRVKGAYAFKDLMTQNKLIAFGSDFPVESVNPLFGFHAAVARQDAKNFPAGGYQMENAVDRKSALLAMTRWAAYACFEDQLRGSIAPGKQADFVVLDRDIMTVPNTQLRQTKVKQTWIGGERVY, encoded by the coding sequence ATGAAACACCCTCTTTTGTTAATTTTAGCTTCGATCGTTCTGCTTTCGGGCTGTTCTTCCAGGCAAAAAGTCGACCTAATCGTCATCAACGCCCATGTCTACACCGCGGATTCAAGTTTCTCAGAAGCCGACGCATTTGTCATTAAAGATGGTAAGTTTCTGGCCGTTGGTTCGATCAAAACATTAACTGATCAATACTATGCCGATAGTACGGTCAATCTGCACGACCAACCCGTTTATCCGGGTTTCTATGACCCTCACTCCCATTTTCTGGGCCTGGGACAGGTACTTGATCAGGCTGATCTGGTTGGAGCGGAGTCTTACGATGAAGTGATTGATCGCCTGAAAACATTTTACCAGAAACATCCAAACGTTTTATGGCTTTCGGGCCGAGGCTGGGATCAGAATGACTGGCCCGACAAAACATTCCCAACAAAAGAGAAACTGGATGTTGCTTTTCCTAATGTGCCGGTTGTCCTGATGCGGGTAGATGGCCACGCGCTACTCGTCAATTCAAAAACATTGCGATTAGCCAAAATAACGGCAGGATCGAAGCTACCCGGCGGAGAAATTATTATAAAAAATGGCCAGCCCACCGGTGTTTTGGTAGACAATGCCATGCAACTCGTGAAGCGGGTAATTCCACAGCCCGACAATACCGACAAGGCAAGAATGCTGCAGGCAGCCGAGAAAGTCTGTGTTTCGCTCGGGCTAACAACGATTTCAGATGCAGGTATTAGCCCCGCCGAAATTAATCTCATCGATAGTCTGCATAAAGCAGGTAAATTAAAAATTCGGGATTACGCTATGATTAGCCTCGGCGAACCGAATCTAAATTATTTTCTGAAACGGGGGCCTTTTCAGACTGATCGGCTGACCGTACGGTCCTTTAAACTCTATGCCGACGGCGCTTTAGGCTCACGCGGAGCCTGCTTACTGCGGCCATACAGCGATCGCCCGGAAACAGGTGGATTTCTATTACTCAGTCCTGGTGAACTGGAACGTGTCACGACCATTTTATCCGGAACCGGATTCCAGGCCAATACGCACTGCATCGGTGACTCGGCCAATCACCTCATGCTCGATCTTTACGGAAAGCTGCTTAAAGGCCATAACGACCGGCGCTGGCGCATTGAACACGCGCAGGTCGTGTCTCCCGACGATGTCCATAAGTTTGGGCAGTATTCAATAATTCCATCGGTACAGCCCACTCATGCAACATCAGATATGTATTGGGCGGGCGAACGGCTGGGACCAATTCGGGTAAAAGGTGCTTATGCGTTTAAGGATCTGATGACACAAAATAAACTGATTGCCTTCGGAAGCGATTTTCCCGTTGAATCGGTCAATCCATTATTTGGCTTCCACGCGGCTGTTGCCCGGCAGGATGCCAAGAACTTTCCGGCGGGAGGCTATCAGATGGAAAACGCGGTCGATCGTAAATCAGCCCTGCTGGCCATGACCCGGTGGGCGGCATATGCCTGTTTCGAAGATCAGTTGCGGGGCAGTATTGCTCCCGGCAAACAAGCAGATTTCGTTGTGCTTGACCGCGACATCATGACAGTACCAAACACACAACTACGCCAGACGAAAGTGAAACAGACCTGGATTGGTGGCGAACGGGTTTACTAG